The following coding sequences lie in one Anolis carolinensis isolate JA03-04 unplaced genomic scaffold, rAnoCar3.1.pri scaffold_11, whole genome shotgun sequence genomic window:
- the scamp2 gene encoding secretory carrier-associated membrane protein 2 isoform X1: MAAFDTNPFADPVEVNPFQDPAVTQLTNATQGGLDEFNPFTENSRLTNATQTIPATQPGGASQPAVLQPSVEPTPQAVASAAQAGLLQQQEELERKAAELDRKERELQNSAAGFNPRQNNWPPLPKQFPIKPCFYQDFAADIPADYQRTCKMLYYLWMFHSITLLLNLLACLAWFTVKTDRGVDFGLSILWFILFTPCAFLCWYRPIYKAFRSDSSFSFFVFFFVFFCQIAIYIIQAVGIPGWGDSGWIAALSEIGYSLPVAIIMMVVASFFTICAVLALILLKQVHSLYRRTGASFQRAQEEFSQGILTNRNFQSAASTAAQGAFRGN, encoded by the exons ATGGCGGCCTTCGACACGAACCCCTTCGCGGACCCGGTGGAGGTGAACCCCTTCCAG gacCCAGCAGTCACACAGTTGACAAATGCTACCCAGGGTGGCCTGGATGAATTCAATCCTTTTACTGAGAATTCCCGGCTG ACAAATGCAACTCAGACTATTCCAGCAACGCAGCCCGGTGGGGCTTCGCAGCCTGCCGTGTTGCAACCCTCTGTGGAACCCACTCCCCAG GCAGTTGCctcagccgctcaagcagggctCCTTCAGCAGCAAGAGGAACTGGAAAGAAAAGCAGCAGAATTAGACAGAAAGGAACGGGAGTTGCAGAATAGTGCTGCTGGCTTCAACC CACGGCAGAACAATTGGCCCCCGCTTCCAAAACAGTTTCCCATTAAACCATGCTTCTATCAAGACTTCGCTGCAGACATCCCGGCTGACTATCAGCGAACTTGCAAGATGCTGTATTACCTATGGATGT TTCACTCCATTACCCTTCTCCTAAACCTGCTTGCCTGCCTGGCCTGGTTCACCGTTAAAACGGACAGAGGAGTAGACTTCGGCCTGTCCATCCTGTGGTTCATCTTGTTCACCCCTTGTGCTTTCCTCTGTTGGTATCGGCCCATTTACAAGGCATTCAG ATCCGACAGTTCCTTCAGTTTCTTCGTCTTCTTCTTTGTGTTCTTCTGCCAGATAGCCATCTACATCATCCAAGCTGTTGGCATCCCTGGCTGGGGGGACAG CGGTTGGATTGCAGCTCTCTCTGAAATCGGCTACAGCTTGCCAGTGGCCATCATCATGATGGTGGTGGCCTCCTTCTTCACGATCTGTGCCGTTCTTGCTCTCATACTTTTGAAGCAG GTCCACTCTTTGTACCGCCGGACGGGAGCCAGCTTCCAGAGAGCCCAGGAGGAGTTCTCCCAAGGCATCCTCACCAACAGGAACTTCCAGAGCGCGGCCTCCACAGCGGCTCAGGGTGCTTTCCGGGGGAACTGA
- the scamp2 gene encoding secretory carrier-associated membrane protein 2 isoform X2, whose amino-acid sequence MAAFDTNPFADPVEVNPFQDPAVTQLTNATQGGLDEFNPFTENSRLTNATQTIPATQPGGASQPAVLQPSVEPTPQLLLRQASKYLTPKFISAHSEGSERQRLLGEDSNFQSSHQAVASAAQAGLLQQQEELERKAAELDRKERELQNSAAGFNPRQNNWPPLPKQFPIKPCFYQDFAADIPADYQRTCKMLYYLWMFHSITLLLNLLACLAWFTVKTDRGVDFGLSILWFILFTPCAFLCWYRPIYKAFRSDSSFSFFVFFFVFFCQIAIYIIQAVGIPGWGDSGWIAALSEIGYSLPVAIIMMVVASFFTICAVLALILLKQVHSLYRRTGASFQRAQEEFSQGILTNRNFQSAASTAAQGAFRGN is encoded by the exons ATGGCGGCCTTCGACACGAACCCCTTCGCGGACCCGGTGGAGGTGAACCCCTTCCAG gacCCAGCAGTCACACAGTTGACAAATGCTACCCAGGGTGGCCTGGATGAATTCAATCCTTTTACTGAGAATTCCCGGCTG ACAAATGCAACTCAGACTATTCCAGCAACGCAGCCCGGTGGGGCTTCGCAGCCTGCCGTGTTGCAACCCTCTGTGGAACCCACTCCCCAG CTGCTGCTTAGACAGGCCAGCAAGTACCTGACGCCTAAGTTCATCTCAGCGCATTCGGAAGGTTCAGAGAGGCAGAGGTTACTTGGAGAAGACAGCAACTTTCAGAGTAGCCACCAG GCAGTTGCctcagccgctcaagcagggctCCTTCAGCAGCAAGAGGAACTGGAAAGAAAAGCAGCAGAATTAGACAGAAAGGAACGGGAGTTGCAGAATAGTGCTGCTGGCTTCAACC CACGGCAGAACAATTGGCCCCCGCTTCCAAAACAGTTTCCCATTAAACCATGCTTCTATCAAGACTTCGCTGCAGACATCCCGGCTGACTATCAGCGAACTTGCAAGATGCTGTATTACCTATGGATGT TTCACTCCATTACCCTTCTCCTAAACCTGCTTGCCTGCCTGGCCTGGTTCACCGTTAAAACGGACAGAGGAGTAGACTTCGGCCTGTCCATCCTGTGGTTCATCTTGTTCACCCCTTGTGCTTTCCTCTGTTGGTATCGGCCCATTTACAAGGCATTCAG ATCCGACAGTTCCTTCAGTTTCTTCGTCTTCTTCTTTGTGTTCTTCTGCCAGATAGCCATCTACATCATCCAAGCTGTTGGCATCCCTGGCTGGGGGGACAG CGGTTGGATTGCAGCTCTCTCTGAAATCGGCTACAGCTTGCCAGTGGCCATCATCATGATGGTGGTGGCCTCCTTCTTCACGATCTGTGCCGTTCTTGCTCTCATACTTTTGAAGCAG GTCCACTCTTTGTACCGCCGGACGGGAGCCAGCTTCCAGAGAGCCCAGGAGGAGTTCTCCCAAGGCATCCTCACCAACAGGAACTTCCAGAGCGCGGCCTCCACAGCGGCTCAGGGTGCTTTCCGGGGGAACTGA